A genomic stretch from Kovacikia minuta CCNUW1 includes:
- a CDS encoding glycosyltransferase family protein yields MTGAAVKRGVVYCALKIPEYLEAAVISAFALRQLEPDLPIVLLTDFAGVERLGLEWFNITVKRIVLPEVWRLPDAMESRLVKTSLLELVEFDETLYLDADVLPIQPIQPIWEFLQAGAIALAVDVNRTLAQCDHVGAEEKAYTLQRCSGDTVQFNSGVMLWRRCPQVLGLFETWKEEWLRFQRQDQLALLRAIQARAIPVIELPEVYNFPACHVTSHVIERNEVRLLHCWKEFVRIGRFRTIAQRLMPTSTALAIKGLQKGAIARS; encoded by the coding sequence ATGACTGGAGCCGCAGTGAAACGGGGTGTGGTTTACTGTGCCCTGAAGATACCCGAATATTTGGAGGCAGCAGTGATTAGTGCCTTCGCGCTGCGGCAGCTTGAGCCGGATTTGCCGATCGTGCTGCTGACAGATTTTGCTGGGGTGGAGAGGTTGGGGTTAGAGTGGTTCAATATTACGGTCAAGCGGATTGTCTTACCAGAAGTGTGGCGGCTTCCTGATGCAATGGAATCGAGATTGGTGAAGACGAGCTTGCTTGAGTTGGTGGAGTTTGATGAGACGTTGTACCTGGATGCAGATGTGTTGCCAATCCAGCCGATTCAGCCTATTTGGGAGTTTTTGCAAGCGGGGGCGATTGCATTGGCGGTTGATGTCAATCGGACACTGGCTCAGTGCGACCACGTGGGAGCTGAGGAGAAGGCGTATACGTTGCAGCGGTGTTCAGGGGATACGGTGCAGTTCAACAGTGGGGTAATGCTCTGGCGAAGGTGCCCACAGGTGTTGGGGCTGTTTGAAACCTGGAAAGAGGAGTGGCTGCGGTTTCAGCGACAGGATCAGTTGGCGTTGCTACGGGCGATTCAGGCAAGGGCAATCCCAGTGATTGAGTTGCCGGAGGTCTATAACTTTCCGGCGTGTCATGTGACATCCCATGTGATTGAGCGGAATGAGGTGAGGCTGTTGCATTGTTGGAAAGAGTTCGTCCGTATTGGGCGGTTTCGGACGATCGCTCAACGGTTGATGCCCACTTCAACGGCATTGGCGATCAAGGGACTACAGAAGGGGGCGATCGCTCGGAGTTAA